The window CTAGGGTCATAGAGCCCGAGAGTTACAAATGTGAGTATATTCTGAACCAATTCAGATAAGCCCGGAGGTCCTTTTTCCTTGAAATCTGGAAACTCAGCGTCTTTTATAACACTCTTAATTACTTCTTTTGCTTCCTCATAATAATCCTCTGGAACCATGATAGTTTTGGCGTTAAAGAAATTCATATAGGCACCAGAGTAGAGCGAGCCAAAATTGTCATTCAGCACGTAGAAAGGTATTTCGTCTGCTTCAAGAATACTCTTTATGAACACTAGTTCCGACTCGTCTGATGGTATGTAGAGTTTTTTCATAATAATTTTGACACCATTTAAGTCGCGTTTGGGTCTAACAGTAATATTGACATATTTTTTAGAATTCGCTATCTATCTCAAGGATACAAGACAATTAGCTGCGCTGTGCCTATATGACTATGTAGTTAAATAGTGGCAGCTGCAGATTGATAATAGCAAACCTATTATTTTAATATTGCTCACATAAGTTCTATAGCACAGATGCGCAATCGTGATATAATAGTATTATTAATAATTAAGCGCTGGAGGAAGCTATGCCAACACTCGAATCCATCATTAGTGAACACTACTGTTTTAAAGGACTAGACAAGAATTATCTCGACATAATAATAGAGAAAGCCTCTGACGTAAGCTTCGACACTGGTGAGATGATTTTTGGCGAGAATGAAAAGGCAGAGAGGTTTTATATTCTTCAAGAAGGGATAGTTGCTCTAGAGACAACTCTTGCGCCAGATAGGGATCCTATCACAATTCAGATGCTCGGAGAGGGTGATATACTTGGATGGGGATGGCTGTTCCCTCCTTACAAAGCTCACTTTGACTCCAAGGCTGTTGCACCCACAAAAGCTGTTTCATTAGACGGTAAATTTATTTTAGAGCAATGCGAGAAGGATCATGATCTGGGATACGAGCTTCTAAAAAGATTTGCATTTATAATGCAGCAACGTCTTCAGGCGGTAAGGCTTCAAAACCCAAACATGTATGTGGTAAAATCAAAATCGGATTAATTATTGGAATTAGCTATATTCTCTTTTTGACTAAATTTGCTGATAGCCTTTTTTAATGTGTTAAACCCAAGCCTTGCACACTGAGGTCGAGTAGATACCATTTTCTTGCCTAAAAGCTCTGTTACATATTCTGCTGATAAATCATTTAATTC is drawn from Thermodesulfobacteriota bacterium and contains these coding sequences:
- a CDS encoding DUF2007 domain-containing protein; protein product: MKKLYIPSDESELVFIKSILEADEIPFYVLNDNFGSLYSGAYMNFFNAKTIMVPEDYYEEAKEVIKSVIKDAEFPDFKEKGPPGLSELVQNILTFVTLGLYDPRSKSKKPKKTQDD
- a CDS encoding Crp/Fnr family transcriptional regulator; protein product: MPTLESIISEHYCFKGLDKNYLDIIIEKASDVSFDTGEMIFGENEKAERFYILQEGIVALETTLAPDRDPITIQMLGEGDILGWGWLFPPYKAHFDSKAVAPTKAVSLDGKFILEQCEKDHDLGYELLKRFAFIMQQRLQAVRLQNPNMYVVKSKSD